The stretch of DNA TGAGAATGTTAAAGGAGCTCCGAGATTTGTAGAAGTTTTATGTTGCCAATAATAATATTTTTATTTAATTATTTTTATTAGTTTTATCCATAATTTTTGTTATTATTTTTATTTTTTTATTTATCTATTATTTTTATTTATTTGGTTATTTTATTTATTATTATTTATTACTTCATCCCTTGTTTTTTCAATGAATTCTATGACTTTATCGATACCTTCATCATTTTTTACGGATGTTAATAGCACATCCATATTTTCATTTAGGAGCTCGGCATCTTTTTTCATTTTTAATGGGTCTGCACCAACAGCATCTGAAATATCCACTTTATTTATAATAGTTAAATCTGCGGTTTTGAATATCATAGGATGCTTTTCAACGGTATCGTCCCCTTCTGTAACGCTAACTACTACTATTCTTTTATGGGTCCCTAAATCAAAATCAGCAGGACATATTAAATTTCCAACATTTTCTATAAATAATATATCAATATTGTCTAAATCTAAGTCTGGTAAGGCATGTCCAACCAAATGTGCATCCAAATGACATTCTTTTCCAGTATTTAATGGCATAACCTGAACATTGTGTTTTTTCATCCTTCCTGCATCATATTTTGCTACCACATCCCCTGCAATACAGCCTATATTATATTTATCCTTTAAATTATCTATCAATTTTTCTATAAGTAGGGTTTTTCCACTCCCTGTTGCTCCCATAAAATCAAATGCAACGACATTGTGTTTATTTAACAATTTTCTATTTTTATCTGCATGTTTTTTGTTGGCTTTAAGTAAATCTTTTCCTATATCCAATAC from Methanothermococcus okinawensis IH1 encodes:
- the hypB gene encoding hydrogenase nickel incorporation protein HypB — translated: MHFVSVLDIGKDLLKANKKHADKNRKLLNKHNVVAFDFMGATGSGKTLLIEKLIDNLKDKYNIGCIAGDVVAKYDAGRMKKHNVQVMPLNTGKECHLDAHLVGHALPDLDLDNIDILFIENVGNLICPADFDLGTHKRIVVVSVTEGDDTVEKHPMIFKTADLTIINKVDISDAVGADPLKMKKDAELLNENMDVLLTSVKNDEGIDKVIEFIEKTRDEVINNNK